Genomic DNA from Budorcas taxicolor isolate Tak-1 chromosome 5, Takin1.1, whole genome shotgun sequence:
tctttcagtgtaTATAAAACTGACATAGATAtcactgcagcctgggagacagcatttcagattgctctgagaaactgctccagggaggtgaggggaggaggatatatgagttttgcaacaaagggcaggtaattggtaacatcaaaagattactattAAGTAAAGAAATTAGATATAtcaggttaaggaatttagcacttatctatttatgggaagatgcaagaatctagGCTTACTGAAATTGTTCTTTGATATGTGCCTCAGCTATTGTGGTTAGCATCTTGTGTTTCTGCAAGCTGAATTTCCTTAGGGCTCACCCTGGGGAGTGACTGCAGTCTGATGTCTGCTAGATGGCggatattctttccttcctgagttccctcaaggTCACCAACTCACCAACCATGGTGGCTGGGATTGCTGATGACTGTgtcatcctttgtttactgatatggcaggaaataattccatttctcATCTCCCAACCAGTTTGTCAACACAAAATACCTTCTACATAGAAATTTCAGATTCTCTACTATCAGGGAAGATTTTGGGGAGGTCAGAAAGAGGATGAGTTCCAACACCACAGGTTTCCTTGACCATGCTGGCTGGGGACTAAACTTAGTCTTTTATTTCTGCAGTAGTGGACCAGAGGATAATGTTTTAACTTGTTTTAAAGGTTTTGCAGTAAATGTTAAAAAGCAGCTGAAGATGATTGTTGTGCTTGGATGCATTATTCTCTACTTTATGCCCAAAATGTAAGAATTCATTTCCTAAGTGTTACCAGAGAAGGTACCGGCATTATTATGAGCCTTTTAATCCATTAGCACCTGTACTAGCTTGTGAGAAAACTTTACTTTATTGTTGACTTTAGGAATGGTGGTTTATGCCACTTATATATTCAATTCTGGtctcagggaagaaaaagattaAGTTTTAATACCCTGAAAAATATCTTCTCTAAGAAGCTTCACCTTGGTCTCCTAACCAAGTACACTGAGAAAGCAGCACACACTCAGTTCAGGTTTTGCAAAATGCGGAAGCAAGGCCTCACAAGCgtgagagcaggagaagagacAGGAGCAAGGATTCAGTCTATAGGACCTGTCTGCAAGGCATACGGTAGATGTAGTCTGCCAAGCCAAACTTTCACCTAAGTCCTCCATTACTTTATTCAGTAGCTGTAAGGCCTAACAATTGCTACCATTTTTGCCATATTTTTAATCTGTCTATCTGTAGGAAGGAAACCTAAGCCTTCTTTACCATTTTGCTGTGCTTATCTACTTTCTTAATTATCTTCTTTGTTTGATGTTATTCATTGAACTGAATgatttctgaaattttaatatatttatcattCTCCCATTTCATTTTATAGTAATAGCAGATGCTAATGGTAACTATCCAGCAAATGCTTTCACCATTACAACTTCTATGCATAGTGGCCCAACCTAAAAATGTCAGTCTCTGAACATTTTTCCTTGTCCAGAGGAACAAGGAAATACTACTATATTGCATATTACTTTGTTCCCAGCATCACAGCTACACAACTCTTACCTGTGGTAAATTGGGATGAGATACTTATAGAAGGGAATGCTTTGGCGTATGCAATTATTTTAGTAATTGAAAGATGCAGGcacaataacaataacaagaaGTATGCATTTGGTTTGCTATTGTGGAATGTAATTGGTgtgctaaagaaataaaatgacagcCTTggattgaagtgaagtcgctcagttgtgcccgactctttgcgaccccatggatagtagcctgcaccaagctcctctgtccacgggattttcaaggcaagagtactggagtaggttgccacttccttcttcagggaatcttcccaacccagggatcgaacccaggtctctcacattgtagacagatgctttactggcCTTGGATTAACCAATTACAAACCTAGAGGATGATATGAAGGTCAAAAGGCCTTTCTGAGCATTTTAAAGGAAACCCTGTCTCTTGTAACCAAAGAGTAGATGAAAATGGTTGGTGAAAATGGGCCCAGGACCTGACTAATAGAATAGCTGAATTCAAAAGAGTACTTTATTTACAGTTCAGCAAATACCCTATGCCATATACAGGGCTTTAATAGAAAAGGAGTAGGACCGTGAGACTTGTGGTGGGGACATCTGGATGAATATGCTTCAACTTCCTGAATCGTCAGAGCCTGTAAAATTGACTTACTATTCTCTGCAAGATTATAGAAGTTTTTCCCTTGCTTGAAGACCATGGAGAAATTGAACCTGAGGCAGATGTCTGGTAAGATGTTATTTACCCTCTCTTATCTCCCTCAGTGGCTTCTAGACCAGTGGCTGGGATCATGTCTCATCGTGGTTGGACTGAGGAAGTACAGCCCTGCTATGGGAGGAAGGGCATTGTTTACCAAACCAACTGTAGGATATGGAGAGTATGTACCCAGGAGAACTGAGAAAACATGTCTGAAAATGGATCTTTTAGTTTAGTTTCCTATTGATTAAGGTATAAAATATACAAGTAGACAGAGGTAGTGGAattagaggaggaaaaaagacgTTTAAGAAGTAAAATATACTTCACAAATTTCAATATCGTTTAAAATCTTGAGAAAGATTTTTcgtgaattaattttaaatttcctgtggtaagtgaaaaatttaaatatatgtacttAATACTTATGGGAGCTGCTGGTAATGAAATTTTATGCACATCCTTTTGGCTTTATTGATAAATTAATATGCAGGTCATTCTGGGGAGATCTATATACTAatcttcctgggtggctcagttgtaaagaatctgctgtcaatgcaggagaggcaagaaacacaggttcagtccctgggttaggaagatcccctggagcagtaaatggcaaaccactccagtattgttgcctagaaaattccatggacagaggagtcttgtgggctacagtccatggggttgcagagagtcagacacagttgagcacgTACACTTACATATACTAGCTACAAATTTTCTATGCAGTAAACATAGTTTATATATgagttgtaaatattttaaaataaattgtgaatCTATCCAACTAATTTGTTGAAATAATTCAAACAAATTGAAACTGCTGGGACTAAGTATACCCAAAATTTATAGTTTTGAGACCaaactttaatatttttcccCCTACTATATAGATGGGACTTTATCAGTCTTATCCCCCAGTGTTTATGTAGGGGTATATTTCCTAAAACTATACAAATGATACATTTTTATCTTTGGCAAGATGATATTACAAAGAAATTACTTTTTTCTATTATTGTTTAGCTCAATCATCTTCAATATGCTTAATCATCAGTATGCTTAATCCTTACTAGTCACTtgtgttatttcattttgtttcgtttttttcatttcctttggtatATTAATGGTTTTGTTACTGGTTTCCAAGAATTCAGTTATGGCTAAGGATGTTAACCATTTAtcatgaaatgcaaattaaatgccATATTTTATTACCCAAAAATATGTAAGTAAAGAGTGAAGTACAATCGTTTAAAGGTAGTACTTGATGAATTTTTACATTCATATATACTTATGTAACCACCCCACAGATCAGGATGCAGTAACCTTCATTAGCTAGAAAGTTCCATCATGCCTTTTCCCAGTAAACCTATTCTCCACACCAAGCACTGTCCTGGCATCACTTATAGGTTATTATTCTCTAGTCTCAGACTTTATGCAAATAAAATCATATGTGTCTGGCTTCTGTTATTCATGTGTTTTCCAAAACCTGTTTTTGTAAAATATTACTTTGTATGAATATACAATGTTTATCTAtccatcaatattttatttatccattatatttatttatttagaaattatttattaatttattaacttattatttatttatttatccattattGAATATACaatagtttatttatccattctccagTTGACAGACATTTTGGTTATTTGCCTTTTTTCGCTACAGTGAATAAAGTTGTCATAAACAGCCCAGTtatgtcttagcagcagcagcagcaatgtcttTGCTGTATACATACATTCATAATTCTTTGGTACATACCTGGCAATGTAATTCTTGGGCTTTAGAGTAGTTGTATGGTTTTGATTTAACACATACTGCCACACAGTTTATTGAAGTGCTGAATAAGTGTATACTGAATCCAATTCCTCCCCCTCCTCATCAAGACTTGAATACTTTCAGTATTTTCAGTTCTAGCATTTAgaatgattctgtttatatgaatAAGAACATGATATCTAGAGTAGCAACAGCAGGGGCACTTGTGAGGATAAAAATCAATAGAGAATGGCatagcaaataaatggaaatagcaTGCTTTATTAATGATTAAGTAGAATAATTAATTGAATCATTAATAATTCTATTGAGCTACTGAACCAACTCTGAAGCACTCTGTCTCCAGACCTCCTATTAAATCAATGATAAGTTGTGTTATGGTTTATGGCACTATTAATCACATTTTGTTACTTGATGATGAAAGCATGCCTAATGAATACATTTGTAAATCAAATCTATTGATTTTAAGCATACTTTATGTCATTTACTTAGTTTTTTTGCTTGTTCATATGGGTTCTGAGTTCTTACTGTTGAATTTAATCCTGAGGTTTTTCTATTGACCTTGCCATagcaaatggatgtttttctaatatatatatatatattcaatttattGCTGGTATATAGAGAAACTACtgattatatgaatatataagcttttttttctggttccaaatgggaaaaggaatatgtcaaggctgtatattgtcactgtgcttatttaacttatatgcagagtacatcatgagaaacactgggctggaagaagcacaagctggaatcaagattgccaggagaaatatcaataacctcagatatgcagatgacactacccttatggcagaaactgaagaggaactcaaaatcttcttgatgaaagtgaaagaggagaatgaaaaagctggcttcaagctcaacattcagaaaacgaagatcatggcacctggtcccatcacttcatgggaaatagatggggaaacagtggaaacggtgtcagactttatttttgggggctccagaatcaccgcagatggtgattgcagccatgaaattaaaaggtgcttactccttggaaggaaagttatgaccaacctagatagcatattgaaaagcagagacattactttgccaacaaaggtccgtctagtgaaggctatggtttttcctgtggtcatgtatggatgtgagagttggactgtgaagaaagctgagcgccaaagaactgatgcttttgaactgtggtgttgaagaagactcttgagagtcccttggactgcaaggagatccaatcagtccattctaaaggagatcagtcctgggtgttcattggaaggactgatgctaaagctgaaactccaatactttgtccacctcatgggaagaattgactcattgcacaaagctctgatgctgggagggattgaaggcaggaggagaaggggacaacagaggatgagatggttagatggcatcaccaactcgatggacatgagtttgagtagactccaggagttggtgatggacagggaggcctggcgtgctgcaattcatggagtcgcaaagagtctgacatgactgagcgactgaagtgaacggaaagcttttttttttaccttaataAACTCTCTTGGAATAGTAATAATTAGAGACTTCTTAGATTTTTGGGTAATCATTATCACCTCCAAATATTTGTAGATCCCCTCTTCCATAATTAAATATCGTATTTTAATCACGTCTTACTGCACTGGAGGGAATTACATAACTTTGTTAAGTAATATGAGTGAtagtgttgttttcttttaaactgctgTTGTtccatcgctcagttgtgtccaacactttgcgaccctgtggaccgcagcatgccaggttttcctgtccttcaccatctcccagagttctctcaaatgcatgtccattgaatcggtgatgccatccaaccatctcatcctctgttgctcccttctcctcctgccctcaatctttcctagtatcagagtcttttccattgagttggttctttgcatcacgtggtcaaagtattgaagcttcagctttagcatcagtccttccaatgaatattcagggttgatttcctttcctattgacttgtttgatctttttgcagtctaagggactctcaaaattcttctacagcaccaccatttgaaagcatcaattcttaggttcTCAGCCTCCTTTATAGTCCCATGTcatgtctgtacatgactaatggaaaaaccataatggTAATTCCTCCAATTTTATATTATATCATGAAgcatatatttgaatattatttaatgttaaatattttttatgaaataaGTAATATGAAAAGCATGTTTATAGctttataactgagtcactttgctgtatagcagagattggcacaacattgtaaatcaactgtacttcaataaaaaagagtcattagaatttttattattaaatatttgaggTCAAAATTGTTGAATTTTACTTTTATGCTTATTAAGAATCTATCAGGGTGAACATGTGATTATTCTCACTTTAACTTTGAGGAATCAGAGCAGTAAGAAGTTTACTTGGTCATGGGTTATTatttagattattattatttcagtatACTTTCAGATTCAGTGGATCATTTCATTTTGACTTGTCTAAACATTCATGAGACGGtagtaatttttcatattttgaatcaGTTACTTTAGTtctgaaaaatattaacaattttcCATATTATTCTAAAAGCATTCAAGTTTGCCAAAACTTACCTGAAAACCCATCAGTGCTTATTGTCCTTTTGTGCTTATtctaaagttttttgttttgttttacacatCAAATAgctcaatttaatttttttgattatattttcttaaaatgaaacaaaatcctgctttcaaaatttatttagaCAAATCTTAGTGTTaccttataatttttattcttaacaTCAGTGGTGTACTATTaggttctttttctgtttttttaaaatatattctacatAATTATGTCACAATTGATCTTTTTGAATAACTAGTGCCTCGATTTATTTAttgattctatttttctcttttctaatatattaatTTGTGCTTTTAGTCCCTTTATCCTCCTTTTCTTATGATAAGTTTAATTATCTTTCTAATGATTGCATTTAAGCATTCAGAAActgacaatttttttcttgtttattaatgAATTCATGTAAGGATAGATTTTATTTCTACTGATGGCTGCATTGGCAATGTTTTTAACTTTAGTATATAGTGTTCTTATGTTCATGATAGTCTATGTAGACTGTTGACTTTTTTGTTAACAAAGGATTTTGCTTTTCAAGAGCTTTACTTCAAGAATTTATAAGTAGTTGGGATTTGAAAAGGTTAACTTCTGTTTAACAAATACCTCCTTTGCTTTTAGTTCTCTGTGCAGCTCCTTATAGCCAGATGCTGAAACTCCTGTGAAGattattgtatctttttttttaacctcattttaattttgtttgtctTATTTATCTACTTTGTGGAAGATGGTTTTCACACTCACTTTCAGCCAACAGCATAGACTTGCCAAATAGGGAACCAAAATCAAGAGCCACGTCCTTGGACTAACAGGATTAGGTGTTTGGGTGAGCTCTGGAATCTTTCTTCAGAATTACTGACATCATGTGATTAGAGGAGATGAGGGCAAAAGAGCAAATGCAATGGAATACAATCTTTGTGATTTTGCTTAGAGTTGTCTTTGTTCACTACCTGAACATTATAGATGTTTCCCTAATGTCCTCTTCACAGCTGCCTTCACCTCCTTGTTCTTTAGGCTGTAGATGAGGGGATTCAGCATGGGTGTGACTGCACTGTACTGTACAGAGAGAAGCAAATCCAAAGAGGAGCCAGACGGAGGCATGAGATAACAAAGAAAACCCGAGCCAAAGAACAAGATCACTGCGATGAGGTGGGAGGAACAGGTGGAGAAAGCCTTGCTTCTGCCTGTGGTGGAGCTGATGCTCAGGATGGTGGAGATAATGCGGGCATAAGAGAAGAAGATTGGGATGAAGGTCCCAAGCCCATGCAATAGGCTGGAGCAGAGTAGGATATTGGTAACAACAGAGATATCAGAACAAGACAGGGGGAAGAGGGCAGGCAGCTCACAGGTGTAGTGGTGGATGGTTTGGGCATCACAGAAATCCAGGCTAATAGCCAGGAGCACAATGACAAATGCATTGAGACAGGCCAGGCCCCATGAGATCAACACTAGCCTCACACAGAGCTGGGTGCTTATCACCTGGCCATAGTGCAGGGGGTGGCAGATTGCAgcatagcggtcataggccatcactgaGAGTAGACAGGCTTCAGTTCCTgaagagaaaaacacaaagaagacCTGAGTCAGGCAGCCCTCGACAGAGATGGTTTTCTTCTCAGACAGGAGGTCCTTCAGGAGCTTGGGCAGAGTGACACAAGAGAAGCAGAGGTCCACAAATGATAGATTACTCAAGAAGAAGTACATGGGCGTATGGAGGTGGGAGTCAGCCCTGATCAGCAGCAGCATCGTCAGGTTCCCCATCACGGTCAGGAGGTAAATCACCAGGAAGAGCACAAAGAGTAGAGCCTGGATGTGGGGGTCGTCTGACAGCCCAGTGAGGATGAACTCGGTGATGGTGCTGTGGTTCCTCATGGATATTTGTGGAGGCTGTTTccttggaataaaatagaaagtggGTGATATTGCCTATGATTGTTCCCATTCTCTACAGCATCGTCTTCTCTTCTTAAACATCCCTCCCTGGGTTGTCTGAACTTGTGCTTACATATCTCAAAGCTGCCCTCACTATGTCTCAGTAAGAGTAATCTTTTCTTGATAGATCACAAATTTAGGTCACAATCTTCACAGACtttagagaattctatggaaaaaggacgagagttccagaaaaacatctatttctgctttattgaccacgccaaagcctttgactgtgtggatcacaataaattgtggaaaattctgaaagagatgggaataccagaccacctggcctgcctcttgagaaacttgtatgcaggtcaggaagcaacagttagaactggacatggaacaacagactggttccaaataggaaaaggagtatgtcaaggctgtatattgtcaccctgcttatttaacttatatgcagagtacatcatgagaaacactgagctggaagaagcacaagctggaatcaagattgccgggagaaatatcaataaccccagatatgcagatgacaccacccttatggcagaaagtgaagaggaactaaaaagcctcttga
This window encodes:
- the LOC128048344 gene encoding olfactory receptor 8S1-like, with translation MRNHSTITEFILTGLSDDPHIQALLFVLFLVIYLLTVMGNLTMLLLIRADSHLHTPMYFFLSNLSFVDLCFSCVTLPKLLKDLLSEKKTISVEGCLTQVFFVFFSSGTEACLLSVMAYDRYAAICHPLHYGQVISTQLCVRLVLISWGLACLNAFVIVLLAISLDFCDAQTIHHYTCELPALFPLSCSDISVVTNILLCSSLLHGLGTFIPIFFSYARIISTILSISSTTGRSKAFSTCSSHLIAVILFFGSGFLCYLMPPSGSSLDLLLSVQYSAVTPMLNPLIYSLKNKEVKAAVKRTLGKHL